A single region of the Pseudomonas sp. GGS8 genome encodes:
- a CDS encoding TfoX/Sxy family protein, whose product MNDELQHLKNLGKTSAQWLHAVGIHSASDLRRLGAVDAYRAVRTRGFRASKVLLYAIEGALMDVHWNDIPAERKEALNKQLDAISSRHKN is encoded by the coding sequence ATGAATGATGAACTGCAACACCTGAAGAATCTTGGCAAGACGTCGGCGCAATGGCTGCATGCCGTGGGCATCCACAGTGCCTCGGACTTGCGTCGGCTGGGAGCTGTGGATGCTTATCGGGCCGTGCGCACGCGCGGTTTTCGGGCGTCCAAGGTGTTGTTGTATGCGATTGAAGGCGCGTTGATGGATGTTCACTGGAACGACATTCCCGCAGAGCGCAAGGAGGCCTTGAACAAACAGCTGGATGCTATTTCGTCTCGCCACAAGAATTGA